A single genomic interval of Calditrichota bacterium harbors:
- a CDS encoding DUF3996 domain-containing protein produces the protein MKVNYKTILTCLFIFIILGSSLSAKTGNETSGVGIILGNPTGLSFKFLDSGATHFNGGLSWSFKNETNLQIHIDYIFKRFTPIYINRDFSLTPTMGIGGHLKTKDSELGVRVPFGLMYEFRETPFDMFIEIAPALDLIPATDFEFSIAIAVRYLF, from the coding sequence ATGAAAGTTAATTATAAAACCATTCTTACTTGCTTATTTATTTTTATTATTCTTGGTTCATCTCTTAGCGCAAAAACAGGAAATGAAACCTCAGGAGTTGGAATTATCCTTGGTAATCCAACTGGTTTAAGTTTTAAATTTCTTGATTCAGGCGCAACACATTTTAATGGCGGTTTAAGCTGGTCTTTTAAAAATGAAACCAATCTTCAGATTCATATTGATTATATTTTTAAACGGTTCACTCCAATTTACATTAACAGGGATTTTTCATTAACTCCAACAATGGGTATCGGCGGCCATCTAAAAACAAAAGATTCAGAACTTGGTGTTCGTGTTCCATTTGGGCTGATGTATGAGTTTAGAGAAACACCTTTTGATATGTTTATCGAAATTGCCCCTGCTTTGGATTTAATCCCGGCAACAGATTTTGAATTTAGCATCGCAATTGCAGTGCGTTATTTGTTTTAA
- a CDS encoding sigma 54-interacting transcriptional regulator — protein MPDKINFTSSLKSLRELTTEQYNVLYQVTRLLNAPEMHERLIEEALDLVVSGINAERGLFVRYLDKSNDFQVIAAQNVLKEQMKDVSHFSSGVLQEVISKREACLYHDVQNDPHISQFESIQIQQIKSIIGVPVFYGEAIWGVILVDSIKNRQEFTDENMEFLHFFSSLISLGLNRIEHLEKLQTENLQLRNQLEAYQNIPQMIGESAAMKKFSAMIHRVAQTNATVLITGESGTGKDLAARAIHTLSQRKDQSYIAQFCGSIPDTLLESELFGYKKGAFTGATTDKKGLFEVADNGTFFLDEIADISMALQAKLLRVIENQEIIRLGATEFKKVDVRLIAATNKNLKELSKTGHFREDLFYRLNVFPIKIPSLRERSGDIALLARFFIQKHSKSNITLSTEALKTLESYNWPGNVRQLENTIQRALILCDSDKIYNEHIVIEDEDKKFDEYGGTLRELEKQILLKRLDKFNGNRTHTAESLGVSVRWIQKQLKKFEENES, from the coding sequence ATGCCCGATAAAATCAACTTTACTTCCTCATTAAAATCTCTCCGCGAACTAACTACAGAACAGTATAATGTATTGTATCAGGTTACCCGTTTATTAAATGCACCAGAAATGCATGAACGGCTCATCGAAGAGGCGCTTGATCTTGTCGTATCCGGTATAAACGCAGAGCGTGGGTTATTTGTGCGTTATCTGGACAAATCAAATGATTTCCAGGTAATAGCTGCACAAAATGTTCTTAAAGAGCAAATGAAAGATGTCAGCCACTTTTCATCCGGGGTTTTGCAGGAAGTTATTTCCAAAAGAGAAGCCTGCCTATATCATGATGTTCAAAATGATCCACACATTTCACAATTTGAGAGCATACAGATTCAACAAATTAAATCCATTATAGGCGTACCTGTTTTTTATGGTGAAGCCATTTGGGGTGTTATTCTTGTTGACAGTATAAAGAACCGCCAGGAATTTACAGATGAAAATATGGAATTCCTGCATTTTTTTTCCAGCCTTATTTCACTTGGACTAAACAGGATTGAGCACCTGGAAAAGTTGCAAACCGAAAACCTGCAACTGCGCAACCAACTTGAAGCTTATCAAAACATTCCTCAAATGATTGGTGAAAGTGCGGCAATGAAAAAGTTTTCCGCAATGATTCATCGTGTTGCCCAAACCAATGCTACAGTTTTAATAACCGGGGAAAGTGGTACAGGAAAAGACTTGGCCGCACGGGCCATCCATACTTTAAGCCAACGCAAGGATCAATCTTATATTGCCCAGTTTTGTGGTTCTATCCCGGATACGCTTTTGGAAAGCGAATTATTTGGTTATAAAAAAGGTGCGTTCACCGGGGCAACTACAGATAAAAAAGGGCTGTTTGAAGTAGCAGATAACGGCACCTTTTTTCTTGATGAAATTGCCGACATCTCCATGGCCTTACAAGCAAAACTATTACGGGTTATTGAAAATCAGGAGATAATACGGTTAGGTGCAACTGAGTTTAAAAAAGTGGATGTACGTTTGATTGCTGCCACCAACAAAAACTTAAAAGAACTTTCCAAAACCGGGCACTTCCGCGAAGATCTTTTTTACAGGCTTAATGTTTTTCCTATTAAAATACCATCCCTGAGAGAAAGATCGGGCGATATTGCATTACTTGCCAGATTCTTTATCCAAAAGCATAGCAAAAGTAACATCACGCTTTCTACTGAGGCTTTAAAAACACTCGAATCATACAACTGGCCTGGAAATGTACGCCAACTGGAAAACACAATTCAACGGGCACTTATTTTATGTGATTCCGATAAAATCTATAATGAACATATTGTGATTGAGGATGAAGATAAAAAGTTTGATGAGTATGGCGGAACCTTGCGTGAACTGGAAAAACAAATCCTGTTAAAACGATTGGATAAATTTAACGGTAATCGCACACATACGGCAGAATCACTTGGTGTTTCCGTACGTTGGATTCAGAAACAACTAAAAAAGTTTGAAGAAAATGAAAGTTAA